From Rutidosis leptorrhynchoides isolate AG116_Rl617_1_P2 chromosome 3, CSIRO_AGI_Rlap_v1, whole genome shotgun sequence, a single genomic window includes:
- the LOC139902331 gene encoding uncharacterized protein, translated as MNRVLVVKRHGKTSYELLFKRKPNIKHLEPFGSLCTIMVQDTGGKFNSKAVTGRFLGYGNACKRVYNLDSRCVEERNEIDVQRHASIPAGKGFTRKFDYDELFESFHLPVDNSEDEELAAQMIESVPQPEEATFQSAGEDEYIDDVFDDVMNDVLIQPTDQEPIQHTTEESTETDEPRRSSQMVSLPKCFDNFVVNPAGVSGAQLGGPSTSNERATPSANVVTALYTQLNQTGRIFRNAHCCFVSQIELEDVKDAFQYDEWVSIMQEELQQFNHLGVWHLVIPPSGCKPYGLKWVLKNKKDDQGFKVYQMDVKSAFLYGNIQKTIYVTQPPGFVDPYRPEKVYLLEKALYGLHQAPRAWYVTLSNYMIENSSRRGVIDQTLFIKERGEDIMLVQVYVDDIIFGSTDQKMVDEFEDVMQKRFKMSSLGAINFFLGLQVDQTEKGIFLHQSKYVGDILSRFKMENE; from the exons ATGAATAGAGTTCTTGTCGTGAAACGTCATGGCAAGACAAGTTACGAGCTGCTATTTAAAagaaagcctaacattaaacatctTGAGCCATTTGGTTCTCTGTGTACCATTATGGTTCAGGATACTGGTGGGAAGTTTAATTCGAAAGCTGTTACGGGAAGATTCTTGGGTTATGGGAATGCATGTAAAAGGGTATACAACTTAGATTCTCGGTGTGTTGAAGAACGTAATGAAATCGATGTACAAAGACATGCATCCATTCCAGCTGGTAAAGGGTTTACACGGAAGTTTGATTACGATGAGTTGTTTGAATCATTCCATCTTCCGGTAGATAACTCTGAGGATGAAGAGCTTGCAGCACAAATGAT TGAGTCAGTTCCTCAACCAGAGGAGGCTACATTTCAATCTGCGGGGGAGGATGAATATATCGATGATGTATTTGATGATGTGATGAATGATGTGCTTATTCAACCAACAGATCAGGAACCCATTCAGCACACTACAGAAGAATCTACGGAAACCGACGAACCACGACGGTCTAGTCAAATGGTATCTCTCCCTAAATGTTTTGATAACTTTGTAGTTAACCCTGCAGGTGTTTCAGGTGCCCAGCTAGGTGGACCTTCTACTTCAAATGAACGGGCAACACCCTCTGCTAATGTTGTCACCGCTTTATATACTCAATTGAATCAGACCGGAAGAATCTTCAGGAATGCACACTGTTGTTTTGTGTCACAAATCGAGCTTGAGGATGTCAAAGATGCATTTCAGTATGATGAGTGGGTTTCAATTATGCAGGAAGAACTTCAACAATTCAATCATTTAGGTGTTTGGCATTTGGTAATTCCTCCTTCAGGCTGTAAACCGTATGGTTTGAAGTGGGTTCTGAAAAATAAGAAAGATGATCAAG GTTTTAAGGTCTAtcagatggatgtgaagagtgcattCTTATATGGAAATATACAGAAAACTATTTATGTGACTCAGCCACCTGGCTTTGTTGATCCATATCGTCCAGAAAAGGTGTATCTCTTGGAGAAAGCActatatggtcttcaccaagccccgagagcttggtatgtGACTCTATCAAACTATATGATAGAAAATAGTTCTCGAAGGGGAGTCATCGATCAGACTCTATTTATCAAAGAAAGGGGCGAAGATATCATGCTGGTACAAGTTTATGTGGACGACATCATCTTTGGGTCAACCGATCAGAAGATGGTTGATGAGTTTGAAGATGTAATGCAGAAGCGATTCAAGATGAGTTCACTGGGGGCCATTAATTTCTTTCTAGGGTTGCAGGTTGATCAAACAGAAAAAGGCATCTTTCTACATCAATCGAAGTATGTAGGTGACATCTTGAGCCGATTCAAGATGGAGAATGAATGA